From the Longimicrobium sp. genome, the window GCTTCTCCAGTCCGTCAGGCGGCCGTGCCGAGGCGCCGCCTCAGGCGATCACTGCGACTGCCCGGTCGCCTCGGGGTGGTGGTAGGGGTCGAGCTGCTCGTTGAACTCGCCCTTGCCCGGGCCGTAGCCGAGGCGGCCCACCCGGTTGGGGATCTCGATCTGCACCATGCCCACGTTGTTGTCGTAGTTGCTCTCGAGGAACATGTGGCAGAAGCCCTTGCTGTCCTTCACCGGGCACACCTCGCCCCGCTTGGCGGTGAAGGGCGGGTTGGCGGTGATGCGGATCACGTACTTGCCCGGCGCCACCGGCTCATTCGGGTCGGTGAGCAGGAAGAGCTGGCCGGGGAGCTGCTTGGTGTACTCGTCGCCCCACTGGGACGAGATCCCCTGGTTGCCGTGGATCGTCAGGTTGCCGCAGTTGCGGTAGTAGGGGGTCTCCGGAGCGCCGTCGCTGCCGTTGGTCGGCGTGGTGTCGAGCATGCAGAAGCCGCGCTTGCGCGACTGCACCGGCGTGCCGAACGAGCCGTCGGCGTTCAGGCGCAGCAGCTCGTAGGTGGCGTAGTTGCGGAAGTGGAAGTGGCGGTGGCAGCTGGCGAACTCGAACAGCCCGTCCTGGTCGGAGAAGTCGCCGTCGCCGTTGGGGTCCATGTGCGCCAGCGGGTCGCCCACCACCAGGTCGGCGTCGCCCACGTTGTTGATCAGCACCGAGAAGCGCAGCGACCTGTGCGTGCCGGTGGGGATGTTGCCCTCCTCCACGCTGCACTGGCCCTCGAAGAAGTCCTCCTCGCGCACCACCCAGGAGCTCGACAGCGTGGGGGTGTGCACCACCAGGTCCGGCGTCCCCTCCAGGTCCTGCTCGATCCCCGCCATCAGAGCTTCGGGCGCGTTGAGCCCCGCCGGCGCCTTCTCGCACGCCGCGTAGATCACGGTTCCGGCCAGGGCCAGCGCCCCGAGCGCCAGCACGGTCTTCCTCTGCATCGTCCCTCGCTTCAAAGAGAGTGTGGGTGGGGCGTCCCGCCCCGGGGTGGGACCCGCCCTTCACGGCGGGTCGGAGTGGTGCGAATCGGTGCAGGGCGACCCAGGATGGTGCGGTCGCCGCGAGCGCTCGGCCTTCTTCCTGGCTGGAAACGTCCGTTCCAGGGGCGGGAAAGCGCGGCTTCCGTACGCCGCGCTTCCGGGGCGAGAACGCTGGTATTGCCTTGTGGTAGCTTGCTTTGGGCGGATTCTGGCAGGCCGCCGCCGGGGGAGACCGGGACCCGCAGGGGCCCCCTGTGCCGTCCCGAAGGGTGCGACTGGCGGGCAAGTATACTACACCTTCCGTGCCAGGCGCAAGTCTTTTGAACGACAGTGCCCGAAACGCGCGGACCGGGAGCGGCGGGCGTGCCCCCGCGCGGGAGATCGCGCGGGAGGTGCACGGAGTATCGGCTGCGCCGGCCGAGACGCGCGAGCGCGGTGGGGCGAGGCGCGCTCTCCCGAGGGCGAAGCGCGGTGGGGCGAGGCGAGGCGGAGGCGGCGTCACCCGGCGCGCCGGCGCGCCCGGTCGGCGAGGAGGTAGAGGGGCGGGCCCAGCGCGGCGGCCGCGAGCGCGCCCGCGATCGCCGGGAGCCCCATCTCCGGGTCCCGCAGCCCCAGCACGACGACGAAGACGAGCACCGCCATCGGCAGCGCGGCCAGGAGCGCCACGCCGGCCGTGCCCAGCGGCAGGCGGAAGGGGCCGCGCAGCCCCGGCTCGCGCGCGCGCAGCGCCACCAGCGAGGCGAACTCCAGGAAGAGCGCCAGCGCGTAGAGGAGGATGTCGGCCACCACCAGCTGGCCGAGCGGGAGGAGGGCGAAGAGCGAGTAGAACACGGCGGAGACCAGCACCGCCGCGCGCGGCGTCCCCCGCGCGTCGGTGGCCGCCAGCCGGCGCGGGAGGAGCCCGTCGGCCGCCATCACCAGCGGGATGCGCGAGTAGGCCATCAGGAGCGAGTTGAAGAGCGCCAGCGCGCTCACCATCCCCGCCGCCGCCAGCCACACCGCGATCGCCGGCCCGCCCCACGCCGCGGCGTGGCGCGCGATGTCGGGCCAGCCGCCCTCGCGCCAGGTGCTCCAGTCGCTCGCCGAGAGCGCGGCGGTGAGCGGCGCCAGGTAGCCGAGCGTCACCAGCGGCAGCGTCACGAAGAGGGCGCGCGGGTAGCTGCGGGAGGCGTCCACCACCTCCTCCTGCACCGTCGAGGCGTTGTCCCACCCGATGTAGTTCCAGAGCGCCAGCGAGAGCGCCACCCCCAGCGCCCCCAGCTCGCCGCCGCTCCCGGGCAGGGTGAACGGCCGCCACGGCACCCGCCCCGCGTTCGGCAGCGCGGCGAGCGTGAGCGCCAGGAAGCCGCCCAGCACCACCGCCCCGGCGGCCACCGAGGTCCACCCCACCCGCAGCGCCCCGCGCAGGTTGACCGCCGTCGCGCCCCAGATCACCGCCAGCGCCACGAGCCAGCGCGCCGCGCCGCCCAGGCCGGGGAAGAAGAACGCCAGGTACTGGTTGAAGAGAACGGGGTAGATCGCCATGTCCACCAGCGAGTAGACCCACGTCATCCACCCGTTCTGGAACGCCGCGTACGGCCCGAAGGCGCGCTGCACCCAGCGGTAGTAGCCCCCCTCCACGGGAAGCATGCTGGCCAGCTCGCCCACGATCAGCGTCTCCGGCAGCGCCCACACCAGCGGGATCAGTACGATGATCAGCAGCGCCATCCCCGGCCCCACCTCGGCGACCAGCCCCTCCAGGCTGAACGCCCCGCCCGAGATGTTGAAGTACATCACGAACACCAGCGGCAGCACCGTCAGCGAGCGCCTGAGGTGCAGCGCGCGGCCGGCGTGGGGCGCGTCGTGCGTGGGAGCCGGGAGGACGGAGTCGGTCACGGTCCGGCGACGGAAAGGCTGGAGGCTGCGGAGCTGGAGAGATCGAGCGATACTTCGCACTTCGCACTGCCGTTTGGGGCGTGTCCCTCCGCTGCGCTCCGGGCCGGGCTGCGCGCGCGGTAGGGCAACAAACGACGTTGCCCAACCGCGCCGGGCCACCGCCGCCACGAAACCCCCGTGGCGGCGGCGTCCCGGCCCTGTCGGGCGCGCATCCCTCACGCGGGTCTGGTCGAGAGAAGCGCCGGGGTCGTCGCAGGGGCGAGCGTGCGAGTCCGTGCGAGGGCTGCACCGGCACATCGCTCGGCTCCCGCGCACACGCCGGCCCCGCCGGTCGAGGCGTGCCCGAGGCGTGCCCCGCCCCTACGCCGTGAACGGGAAGATCAGCCCCCAGTCGGTGTCGTCCCCGCCCCGCGCCTCGCCCTCCAGCGCGGCGCCGTGGTCGGCCACCAGGTCGATCTCGCGCGCCAGCACCAGGAGGCTCTCGGGCATCGCCGTGGCGCCCATCAGCGCGCCGATGCGCCGCGCGTCGGCGTCGTCCACCACCGGCACGCCCTCGGGGGTGGCCAGCGCGGCCGGGGCGGCCAGGATCCCCAGGTCGTAGCCCACCGGCGGCTGCACCAGCTTCCCCAGCACGTTGGCCAGCACCTCGCTGTGGAACTGCGCCAGCTCGCACAGGAAGCGGGCCGCCATCACCGCCACGTCCACCCGCACCCGGGCCGCGCCGCCGCGCTCTTCCGCCGCGCGCCGGGCGGCCTCGCGCGACGTGCCCTGCTCCAGGTGCGCGCGCGCCGAGTCCAGCAGGTCGCGCATCCGCACCGCCTGCGAGCGGTCCACGCCGCCCACCACGCGCACCAGGCA encodes:
- a CDS encoding lysyl oxidase family protein, giving the protein MQRKTVLALGALALAGTVIYAACEKAPAGLNAPEALMAGIEQDLEGTPDLVVHTPTLSSSWVVREEDFFEGQCSVEEGNIPTGTHRSLRFSVLINNVGDADLVVGDPLAHMDPNGDGDFSDQDGLFEFASCHRHFHFRNYATYELLRLNADGSFGTPVQSRKRGFCMLDTTPTNGSDGAPETPYYRNCGNLTIHGNQGISSQWGDEYTKQLPGQLFLLTDPNEPVAPGKYVIRITANPPFTAKRGEVCPVKDSKGFCHMFLESNYDNNVGMVQIEIPNRVGRLGYGPGKGEFNEQLDPYHHPEATGQSQ
- a CDS encoding APC family permease; protein product: MTDSVLPAPTHDAPHAGRALHLRRSLTVLPLVFVMYFNISGGAFSLEGLVAEVGPGMALLIIVLIPLVWALPETLIVGELASMLPVEGGYYRWVQRAFGPYAAFQNGWMTWVYSLVDMAIYPVLFNQYLAFFFPGLGGAARWLVALAVIWGATAVNLRGALRVGWTSVAAGAVVLGGFLALTLAALPNAGRVPWRPFTLPGSGGELGALGVALSLALWNYIGWDNASTVQEEVVDASRSYPRALFVTLPLVTLGYLAPLTAALSASDWSTWREGGWPDIARHAAAWGGPAIAVWLAAAGMVSALALFNSLLMAYSRIPLVMAADGLLPRRLAATDARGTPRAAVLVSAVFYSLFALLPLGQLVVADILLYALALFLEFASLVALRAREPGLRGPFRLPLGTAGVALLAALPMAVLVFVVVLGLRDPEMGLPAIAGALAAAALGPPLYLLADRARRRAG